A part of Gallus gallus isolate bGalGal1 chromosome 30, bGalGal1.mat.broiler.GRCg7b, whole genome shotgun sequence genomic DNA contains:
- the RAD23A gene encoding UV excision repair protein RAD23 homolog A isoform X2, whose translation MAVTVTLKTLQQQTFKIRMEPHETVRALKEKIEAEKGSDAFPVAGQKLIYAGKILSDDVPICEYRIDEKNFVVVMVTKAKAALGTAAPEPAASAAATSEPAPTPAPPPAADAVPPPPAAPSEEQPPQDLPPLTLMEPTTGSVPPPRGAGRSADAASTLVTGSEYETMLTEIMSMGYERERVVAALRASYNNPHRAVEYLLTGIPGSPEAERPPVQESRAPEQPQVEGENPLEFLREQPQFQNMRQVIQQNPALLPALLQQLGQENPQLLQQISQHQEQFIQMLNEPLGELGDLEGEMGAIGDESPQMNYIQVTPQEKEAIERLKALGFPESLVIQAYFACEKNENLAANFLLSQNFDDD comes from the exons ATGGCGGTGACCGTGACGCTGAAGACGCTGCAGCAGCAAACGTTCAAAATCCGCATGGAGCCGCACGAGACG gTGCGGGCGCTGAAGGAGAAGATCGAGGCGGAGAAGGGCAGCGACGCGTTCCCGGTGGCGGGCCAGAAGCTCATCTACGCGGGGAAGATCCTCAGCGATGACGTTCCCATCTGCGAGTACCGCATCGACGAGAAGAACTTCGTGGTCGTCATGGTGACCAAG GCCAAGGCAGCGCTGGGCACCGCAGCTCCTGAACCCGCGGCTTCTGCCGCTGCCACCTCAGAGCCCGCCCCGACCCCAGCGCCCCCCCCCGCTGCTGACGCCGTCCCCCCCCCGCCGGCTGCCCCCAGTGAGGAGCAGCCCCCCCAGGACCTCCCCCCGCTCACCCTCATGGAGCCTACAACGGG TTCTGTTCCCCCCCCACGTGGTGCGGGGCGTTCGGCTGACGCTGCCTCCACCCTCG TGACGGGCTCGGAGTATGAGACGATGCTGACAGAGATCATGTCGATGGGCTACGAGAGGGAGAGGGTGGTGGCTGCACTGCGTGCCAGCTACAACAACCCCCACCGTGCTGTTGAGTACCTGCTGACG GGCATCCCGGGGAGCCCTGAAGCTGAGCGCCCACCCGTGCAGGAGAGCCGAGCCCCGGAGCAGCCGCAGGTTGAAG GGGAAAACCCATTGGAGTTCCTACGGGAGCAGCCCCAGTTCCAGAACATGCGACAGGTGATCCAGCAgaacccagctctgctgcccgccctgctccagcagctgggcCAGGAGAacccacagctcctgcag CAAATCAGCCAGCACCAGGAGCAGTTCATCCAGATGCTGAATGAGCCTCTGGGGGAGTTGGGGGACCTGGAGGGGGAGATGGGGGCCATTGGGGACGAATCCCCTCAGATGAATTACATCCAAGTGACGCCTCAGGAAAAAGAAGCCATAGAAAGG TTGAAGGCATTGGGCTTCCCCGAGAGTTTGGTCATCCAGGCCTATTTTGCCTGCGAGAAGAATGAGAACCTGGCAGCCAATTTCCTGCTCAGCCAGAACTTTGATGATGACTGA
- the RAD23A gene encoding UV excision repair protein RAD23 homolog A isoform X1 produces MAVTVTLKTLQQQTFKIRMEPHETVRALKEKIEAEKGSDAFPVAGQKLIYAGKILSDDVPICEYRIDEKNFVVVMVTKAKAALGTAAPEPAASAAATSEPAPTPAPPPAADAVPPPPAAPSEEQPPQDLPPLTLMEPTTGSVPPPRGAGRSADAASTLVTGSEYETMLTEIMSMGYERERVVAALRASYNNPHRAVEYLLTGIPGSPEAERPPVQESRAPEQPQVEGQPGENPLEFLREQPQFQNMRQVIQQNPALLPALLQQLGQENPQLLQQISQHQEQFIQMLNEPLGELGDLEGEMGAIGDESPQMNYIQVTPQEKEAIERLKALGFPESLVIQAYFACEKNENLAANFLLSQNFDDD; encoded by the exons ATGGCGGTGACCGTGACGCTGAAGACGCTGCAGCAGCAAACGTTCAAAATCCGCATGGAGCCGCACGAGACG gTGCGGGCGCTGAAGGAGAAGATCGAGGCGGAGAAGGGCAGCGACGCGTTCCCGGTGGCGGGCCAGAAGCTCATCTACGCGGGGAAGATCCTCAGCGATGACGTTCCCATCTGCGAGTACCGCATCGACGAGAAGAACTTCGTGGTCGTCATGGTGACCAAG GCCAAGGCAGCGCTGGGCACCGCAGCTCCTGAACCCGCGGCTTCTGCCGCTGCCACCTCAGAGCCCGCCCCGACCCCAGCGCCCCCCCCCGCTGCTGACGCCGTCCCCCCCCCGCCGGCTGCCCCCAGTGAGGAGCAGCCCCCCCAGGACCTCCCCCCGCTCACCCTCATGGAGCCTACAACGGG TTCTGTTCCCCCCCCACGTGGTGCGGGGCGTTCGGCTGACGCTGCCTCCACCCTCG TGACGGGCTCGGAGTATGAGACGATGCTGACAGAGATCATGTCGATGGGCTACGAGAGGGAGAGGGTGGTGGCTGCACTGCGTGCCAGCTACAACAACCCCCACCGTGCTGTTGAGTACCTGCTGACG GGCATCCCGGGGAGCCCTGAAGCTGAGCGCCCACCCGTGCAGGAGAGCCGAGCCCCGGAGCAGCCGCAGGTTGAAGGTCAGCCAG GGGAAAACCCATTGGAGTTCCTACGGGAGCAGCCCCAGTTCCAGAACATGCGACAGGTGATCCAGCAgaacccagctctgctgcccgccctgctccagcagctgggcCAGGAGAacccacagctcctgcag CAAATCAGCCAGCACCAGGAGCAGTTCATCCAGATGCTGAATGAGCCTCTGGGGGAGTTGGGGGACCTGGAGGGGGAGATGGGGGCCATTGGGGACGAATCCCCTCAGATGAATTACATCCAAGTGACGCCTCAGGAAAAAGAAGCCATAGAAAGG TTGAAGGCATTGGGCTTCCCCGAGAGTTTGGTCATCCAGGCCTATTTTGCCTGCGAGAAGAATGAGAACCTGGCAGCCAATTTCCTGCTCAGCCAGAACTTTGATGATGACTGA